From Persephonella sp., one genomic window encodes:
- a CDS encoding STAS-like domain-containing protein: protein MKTIKVRELFEHGNLATRENGLILRKKIEETLKTSDSVFVDFDGINLVTQSFIDEVFGVLVREKGLSFIRNHIKIKGASDFVKSMIKFVISYSQKAA, encoded by the coding sequence ATGAAAACTATCAAAGTTAGAGAGCTTTTTGAACATGGAAACTTAGCCACGAGAGAAAATGGGCTGATATTAAGGAAAAAGATAGAAGAAACTTTAAAGACATCTGACAGTGTTTTTGTTGACTTTGATGGTATTAATCTGGTAACACAGAGCTTCATAGATGAAGTTTTTGGTGTTCTGGTTAGGGAAAAAGGGCTGTCTTTTATTAGAAATCATATAAAAATAAAGGGTGCTTCGGATTTTGTTAAATCAATGATTAAGTTCGTTATATCTTACAGCCAAAAAGCTGCCTAA
- a CDS encoding ATP-binding protein, with the protein MEFRFDNIEHELDNLIRTTNNVVDISNYNFIEPVGMAILYALYEEIGINLKNLGPTNSYMNVMFNKEYDSSKNYIPIEKVRHGSIEKNVKHITDMIIDHKDFQNLSNTDRKDLYDYLYYMIGEVLNNALHHSLSPIGAIIAGQYFPNLKKIQICVVDRGVGFLRNLKRKYNVYSESEAIKKALEKEVSCPPERPYSSSQVDHAGYGLFVLSEIIKHTQGRLKIISNDGAIYLNENGALYSTDNISTEWKGSIVVFEFYEKNINLSKDEFFRTYIFTDEGEDIEDIFF; encoded by the coding sequence ATGGAATTTAGATTTGATAATATAGAACATGAATTGGACAACCTTATAAGAACTACAAATAATGTCGTGGATATTTCTAACTATAACTTCATAGAACCCGTTGGTATGGCTATTTTATATGCTTTATATGAAGAAATAGGTATAAATTTAAAAAATTTGGGTCCTACAAATAGTTATATGAATGTTATGTTTAACAAAGAATATGACTCATCCAAAAATTACATTCCTATAGAAAAGGTAAGACACGGAAGTATAGAAAAAAATGTAAAGCACATTACAGACATGATAATAGACCATAAAGACTTTCAGAATTTATCAAACACTGACAGAAAAGACCTTTATGATTATCTATACTATATGATAGGAGAAGTACTAAATAATGCATTACACCACTCGCTAAGTCCTATAGGAGCTATCATTGCGGGGCAATACTTCCCGAATCTAAAGAAAATACAGATATGTGTAGTAGATAGAGGAGTTGGATTTTTAAGAAATCTTAAAAGGAAATACAATGTTTATTCAGAAAGTGAAGCAATAAAAAAAGCCCTTGAAAAAGAGGTTTCCTGTCCTCCAGAAAGACCATATTCAAGCTCCCAGGTTGACCATGCTGGTTATGGATTATTCGTTCTCAGTGAAATCATAAAGCATACACAGGGAAGACTAAAAATTATCTCTAATGATGGAGCAATATATCTGAATGAAAATGGTGCACTGTATTCTACTGATAATATTTCTACCGAATGGAAAGGTAGTATAGTTGTTTTTGAGTTCTATGAAAAAAACATAAATTTATCTAAAGATGAATTCTTTAGAACATACATATTTACAGATGAGGGAGAAGATATAGAAGATATATTCTTTTAG